Below is a window of bacterium DNA.
TGAACACCGTCTGCGCGGCCGGCACGGGCTCCTTCCTCGACCAGCAGGCGAACCGCCTCGGCATTCCGATCGCCGAGTTCGGCGCCTACGCCCTGCGCGCCCGCCACCGCGTCAAGATCGCCTCCAAGTGCACGGTCTTCGCCGAGCGCGACCCCATCCACAAAGCCCAGCTCGGCGCGGCGCGCGAGGACATCATCGCCGGGCTCTGCGAGGGGATTGTGCGCAACTACCTGAGCAACGTGGGCAAGGGCAAGCGCGTCCAGGAGCGCGTGGTCTTCCAGGGCGGCGTGGCAAGCAACCAGGGCGTGGTCGCCGCCTTTGGCCGCGAGCTGGGCCTGCCGATCACGATCTCGGAGCACTGCGGGACGATGGGCGCCATCGGCGCCGCGCTGCTCGCGCGGCGGCATGCTGAGCGCACGGGTCTCAGCTCGCGCTTCCTCGGCTTCGATCTGGAGCAACGCGCCTTCAAGTCGCGCATCTTCGAGTGCGAGCACTGCGCGAATCTCTGCGAAGTGGTCGAGCTGAAGCGTGACGGCGTGGTCGTCGACCGCTACGGGCACCGCTGCGAGCGCTGGGATCTGGACGGCCTCGCCGCGGCGACGGCCGCACCGCCCTGTGCGCGTCAGCGCGCCTGCCCGACGGGAACGGGCGCCTCGGCCTAGGCGACATCCCGCTGAGGCCCCCGGCCAGCGCGATGGGCGGGGTGAGGAGCAGGCCCAGGTTGTCCCCGAGCTCCGCGACCAGCAGGGGCGCCACGGCAAGGCCGATTCCAGCGGGATTTGCCGTCGCTGCACCATTTACCGGCTAGGCGACTGTGGGGTATACTTCTGGCATCCGTCCCCACCGGATCTACACACGATGGAGGCCGCTATGCGCGCACCGCGAATCACCCCTGCGCTGCAGGCCCTGCTGCCCCTCGCCTCGTTTGCCCTGATCTTCAGCGTCGCCAGCTGCTCGGACGGCACTGCCCCCAAGGGCGGCGCCGATTCCGGCGAGCTGGCGATCGGCGGCAGCTACGACGCCGACGACGGTCAGTTCGTGCTCGGCGTCACGGACACGCTGCCCGGCAACCCGCTGCTCGTCGAGCTGATCGGCAGCGAACTGGTCACCGATCCGGAGACGGAGCAGCTCTCGCTCCGGGTCGCCCTGCGCAACCTGGGCGACGACATCCACCCGCCCGTGATGCTCTGGCTGAGCGAGTTCCAGCCCGCCGCCGTCTACGTGCTCAACCCCGATGCCGTGCGGATGGCCGAGGGGCCCGACGACCTCCTGCCGCCGGCCTACGGCTTCGACTACTCGGCGCTCTTCGGCGAAGATGGCGTGCTGAGTGCGGGCGAGACCTCGCAGGCGAAGCTCTGGCTCTTCCATGATCCCGGCCTCGGCTCCTTCGCCTTCCACGCGCGGCTCGAGGCCGGCCTCGTCCCCGGACTGCCGCGCATCGCCGGACGCGTCTGGGAGGACTACAACGGCAACGGCGTGCTGGAGGCCGGCGAGCCGGGCTGGCCGGGCGCGCCAATCGTGGTCGCGACGCCGGAGGGCGAGTTGATCTCCGTCTTCAGCGGGCCGCAGGGCCGCTACAGCGTCCCTGCACTGACGGCGGGGCTCTATCGGCTGGAATGCGACTTCAGCGAATTCGGCATGATCCCGCCCTTCTTCACCACGCCCAATCCGCTGAACGTGCTGATCGCGCCCGGACCGGACGGC
It encodes the following:
- a CDS encoding 2-hydroxyglutaryl-CoA dehydratase, encoding MDIHLGIDVGSISSCFAALGADGAVLHTDYLRTQGDPRRAVGEGLASLRARLGEGLTVRSAGTTGSARRFVGILVGADLVKNEIIAHATGAIHFYPDVRTVLEIGGQDSKLISIRDGIVVDFAMNTVCAAGTGSFLDQQANRLGIPIAEFGAYALRARHRVKIASKCTVFAERDPIHKAQLGAAREDIIAGLCEGIVRNYLSNVGKGKRVQERVVFQGGVASNQGVVAAFGRELGLPITISEHCGTMGAIGAALLARRHAERTGLSSRFLGFDLEQRAFKSRIFECEHCANLCEVVELKRDGVVVDRYGHRCERWDLDGLAAATAAPPCARQRACPTGTGASA